The proteins below come from a single Candidatus Chlamydia sanziniae genomic window:
- the hemN gene encoding oxygen-independent coproporphyrinogen III oxidase — MFNIDFKFLEGLHQPAPRYTSYPTILEWESSTEAPALLALDRLQRAPRPLSLYFHIPFCQSMCLYCACSVVLNRREDIVETYIDMLIQEMEFVVQKLGRKVQISRIHFGGGTPSRLSRFLFEKLFYKIHDFFDLTHSEEIAIEVDPRSLRNDDDKAKFFQNLGFNRVSLGIQDTQDNVQEAIKRRQTHEESKKTYEKFKALGFQSINIDLIYGLPRQTSLSFVQTIKDILVMRPDRLALFSFASVPWIKPHQKAMKATDMPSMEEKFSIYSQARQMLMKAGYQAIGIDHFSLPDDPLTLAFKNKNLIRNFQGYSLPPEEDLIGFGMTSTSFIRGIYLQNAKTLEEYYNLVRAGLPATVKSKILSEDDRARKWVIHKLMCTFTIIKEEFSLLFGYNFDTYFAESDERLRSMESTGLIHNSSSSLIITPLGELFVRVIATAFDDYFLKKASEKPHFSASI, encoded by the coding sequence ATGTTCAATATCGACTTTAAATTCCTTGAAGGTCTTCATCAACCAGCACCACGGTATACTAGCTATCCTACAATTTTAGAATGGGAATCTTCTACTGAAGCTCCAGCTTTACTTGCTTTGGATCGACTTCAGCGAGCTCCTCGTCCCCTATCTTTATATTTTCATATTCCCTTTTGCCAATCTATGTGTCTTTATTGCGCGTGTTCTGTGGTTTTGAACCGCCGGGAAGATATTGTAGAAACCTACATCGATATGTTAATTCAAGAGATGGAATTCGTTGTTCAAAAGTTAGGAAGAAAAGTACAGATTTCACGTATTCACTTTGGAGGGGGGACTCCCAGCCGTCTTTCCCGTTTTCTTTTTGAAAAACTTTTTTACAAAATACACGATTTCTTTGATCTCACCCACTCTGAGGAAATTGCTATTGAAGTTGATCCTAGATCTCTGAGGAATGATGATGATAAGGCTAAATTCTTCCAGAATTTGGGATTTAACAGAGTAAGCTTAGGAATTCAAGACACACAAGACAACGTTCAAGAAGCTATAAAGCGCCGTCAAACTCATGAGGAATCTAAGAAAACTTATGAAAAATTTAAAGCACTGGGTTTCCAAAGCATCAATATAGATTTAATTTATGGTCTTCCTAGACAAACATCTCTCAGCTTTGTTCAAACTATTAAAGATATCCTAGTCATGCGACCAGATCGTCTTGCATTATTTTCTTTTGCTTCGGTACCCTGGATCAAACCGCATCAGAAAGCAATGAAAGCTACAGACATGCCTTCAATGGAAGAGAAATTTTCCATTTATTCGCAAGCACGCCAGATGTTGATGAAAGCTGGGTACCAGGCTATTGGTATAGATCACTTTTCTCTTCCTGATGATCCTTTAACTCTAGCTTTTAAAAACAAAAATCTTATTCGAAATTTTCAAGGATATTCCCTTCCTCCTGAAGAAGACCTCATAGGGTTTGGAATGACATCCACGAGTTTCATCCGTGGTATTTATTTACAAAATGCCAAGACTCTTGAAGAGTATTACAATCTCGTACGAGCGGGACTGCCAGCAACAGTAAAAAGTAAAATTCTTTCTGAAGATGACCGAGCACGGAAATGGGTTATTCATAAATTGATGTGTACCTTTACAATAATTAAAGAAGAGTTTTCCCTACTGTTTGGTTATAATTTTGATACTTACTTTGCAGAAAGTGATGAGCGACTTCGCAGTATGGAAAGTACAGGATTAATCCATAACAGTTCTTCCTCTTTAATCATTACACCTCTTGGAGAACTATTTGTCAGAGTCATTGCTACAGCCTTTGACGACTATTTTCTCAAGAAAGCATCTGAAAAACCCCATTTCTCCGCTTCAATATGA
- the rlmD gene encoding 23S rRNA (uracil(1939)-C(5))-methyltransferase RlmD: MVATKNCIHFDLCGGCSSLQSAYADSLKAKELLLHKLFAFLIPPHSILPVIPCNPPLRGRNKMEFSFFQTQDNKKSLGFISPTKPRQGVSIKECLLIHEDAIEIVKLTRQWWRNYPQLMAYFPPKNTGSLCTLTVRIGNANHELMVILRTSGRQEYAVEPKIIQEWKEILLQAPLNITSIFWEEKQSAPRVPTYYQETLLHGQRFIEQRLSLTSDANSGTFHIGPKSFFQPQYLQAVQIIEVVKNFIDAQGSEILLDLYCGVATIGIMLARYVKKVIGVEIIPDAVESARKNILINQKNGCVEVYLEDVKTFCKKCEQSVPPDIIIMDPPRCGVQNKILKYILRIGAPKLIYISCNPKTQFEECCKLVDNGYEIKKMQPVDQFPHSVHLENIVLLERKKCL, from the coding sequence ATGGTTGCAACAAAAAATTGTATCCACTTCGATTTATGTGGGGGATGTTCCTCTCTGCAGTCTGCCTATGCAGACTCCTTAAAAGCCAAAGAACTCCTACTCCACAAACTATTTGCTTTCTTAATTCCCCCTCATTCTATTCTTCCTGTAATTCCTTGTAACCCCCCTTTACGGGGAAGAAATAAAATGGAGTTTTCCTTTTTTCAAACACAAGATAACAAAAAAAGTCTTGGCTTTATAAGCCCTACAAAGCCAAGGCAAGGCGTTTCTATTAAGGAGTGTCTACTCATACATGAAGATGCTATAGAAATCGTCAAGCTCACACGACAATGGTGGAGGAATTATCCTCAACTTATGGCGTACTTCCCGCCAAAAAATACAGGTTCTCTATGCACACTCACCGTACGTATTGGCAATGCAAACCATGAGCTTATGGTAATTTTAAGAACTTCCGGAAGACAAGAATATGCCGTTGAACCAAAAATTATTCAGGAATGGAAAGAGATCTTATTACAGGCACCTTTGAATATTACTTCGATTTTCTGGGAGGAAAAACAGTCTGCGCCGCGAGTTCCCACATACTATCAGGAAACCTTACTCCATGGGCAACGTTTTATTGAACAGAGATTATCGTTAACCTCTGATGCAAACTCTGGAACTTTTCATATTGGTCCGAAGAGTTTTTTTCAACCTCAATACCTACAAGCTGTACAAATTATAGAAGTAGTCAAAAATTTTATAGATGCACAAGGTTCAGAAATCCTTTTAGATTTGTATTGTGGGGTTGCAACTATAGGAATCATGCTTGCTCGCTATGTAAAAAAAGTCATCGGTGTAGAAATTATTCCTGACGCAGTAGAATCAGCAAGAAAGAACATCTTAATCAATCAAAAAAATGGTTGTGTGGAGGTCTATTTAGAAGATGTAAAAACTTTTTGTAAAAAGTGCGAGCAGAGTGTACCTCCTGACATAATCATTATGGATCCTCCTCGTTGTGGTGTACAAAATAAAATTTTAAAATATATTTTACGTATAGGGGCTCCAAAACTTATTTATATCTCTTGTAACCCCAAAACACAGTTTGAGGAATGTTGTAAGCTAGTAGATAACGGATATGAAATAAAAAAAATGCAACCCGTAGACCAATTTCCCCATTCCGTTCATTTAGAAAATATTGTTTTATTAGAAAGAAAGAAATGTCTCTAG
- a CDS encoding protoporphyrinogen oxidase, which translates to MNRVIIIGAGISGLATAWWLHKKFPQSEILIFDKRHSPGGSIYTEYNEGFFFDLGPKGFLTRGEGEYTLKLIQELDLNDALIFSNSAAKKRFIHYRGKTRRVSLWTLLREGLLSTLVKDLCASRYSEDSSVEAFLKRHASPSFTNCILNPMVTAIRAGHSHALSTHMAFPSLAQYEAETGSLLRSYIKNFSCVKKTKSPGYLASLQPSLGLLVDVLTKKIPAVWKFSSSVTRISSSSIGASVSSSEGQFSADLVIYTGSTHQLPNLINIPGIEILGEKTLPWNLSSISLGWRFPKFSLPHGYGVLFTDEPPLLGIVWNSQIFPQTTKGKASLSLLIEGRWHTAEAHALAIAVIAKYLNITQKPDAFSLFSPQEGMPQHNVGFIAAKTQVLPRVPKNIKLVGQNIVGPGINRCIASAYHTVAVL; encoded by the coding sequence ATGAATAGAGTTATCATTATAGGTGCAGGGATTTCTGGTCTTGCCACAGCTTGGTGGTTACATAAAAAATTTCCACAGTCAGAGATTCTCATTTTTGACAAAAGACACTCTCCAGGTGGTTCTATTTATACAGAATATAATGAAGGGTTTTTCTTCGATCTAGGGCCTAAAGGTTTTCTAACCCGAGGAGAAGGAGAATATACATTAAAATTGATTCAAGAACTAGATCTTAACGATGCGTTAATCTTCAGTAATAGCGCAGCAAAAAAACGCTTCATCCATTATCGGGGGAAAACACGTAGAGTATCTCTATGGACATTACTCCGGGAAGGCTTGCTTTCTACTCTGGTTAAAGACCTTTGTGCTTCTCGTTATAGCGAAGATAGTTCTGTAGAAGCTTTTCTTAAGCGTCATGCCTCTCCAAGTTTTACAAACTGTATCTTGAATCCTATGGTTACTGCGATACGTGCGGGCCACAGCCACGCACTATCTACTCATATGGCATTCCCCTCTCTTGCTCAATATGAAGCTGAAACAGGTTCACTATTGCGCAGCTATATTAAAAATTTCTCTTGCGTAAAAAAAACTAAATCCCCGGGATACTTGGCTTCCTTGCAACCTTCTTTGGGTCTTTTAGTTGATGTTCTTACAAAGAAAATTCCTGCCGTATGGAAGTTTTCCAGTTCAGTCACGCGCATCTCCTCCTCCTCAATAGGAGCTTCTGTAAGTTCTTCCGAAGGACAATTTTCTGCAGACTTAGTTATTTATACAGGATCGACTCATCAGTTGCCCAATTTAATAAACATCCCAGGGATAGAAATATTAGGAGAAAAGACCCTGCCTTGGAATTTGTCTAGCATAAGCTTAGGATGGCGATTTCCAAAATTCTCTCTTCCTCATGGCTATGGAGTATTATTCACTGATGAACCTCCACTTTTAGGTATCGTTTGGAATTCTCAAATTTTTCCACAGACTACCAAAGGAAAAGCTTCTCTTTCCCTACTTATCGAAGGACGATGGCATACTGCAGAAGCTCATGCCTTAGCTATAGCAGTTATAGCAAAATATCTAAACATTACTCAAAAGCCGGATGCTTTTTCTTTATTTTCTCCACAAGAAGGCATGCCACAGCATAACGTAGGTTTTATAGCAGCCAAAACCCAGGTACTTCCACGCGTACCAAAAAATATAAAACTTGTAGGCCAGAACATCGTAGGTCCAGGTATCAATCGATGTATAGCCTCTGCCTACCATACTGTTGCTGTCCTTTAA
- the hemE gene encoding uroporphyrinogen decarboxylase, with protein sequence MSAFFNTLRPTLSRPPVWFLRQVGRYMPQYQELKGSQSLKAFFHNTEAIIEATLLGPSLLHVDAAILFADILSILDGFSINYDFAPGPQVHFVYGQSLNFTPDPQETFRYLLEAIGKIALQLTIPLIVFAASPFTLASYLFDGGASKDFTNTMAFLYHYPEQFQILLNQIIEGTAIYLKAQIQAGASAVQLFDSSSFRLPSSLFSRYITNPNKQLITKLKNSQIPVSLFCRCCEANFMDLYATQADTLHPDYHVNLAHLWKTQSKLPSLQGNLDPAIFLLPQEKMLDYVKQFLAPLQKIPKFIFNSGHGILPQTPLENVQAAVAYVQYRL encoded by the coding sequence ATGTCTGCCTTTTTCAATACTTTACGTCCTACGCTTTCTCGTCCTCCAGTATGGTTTTTACGCCAAGTGGGTAGGTATATGCCACAATATCAAGAACTCAAAGGTTCTCAATCTTTGAAGGCCTTTTTTCATAATACTGAAGCTATCATAGAAGCAACTCTTTTAGGTCCTTCTTTATTGCATGTAGATGCTGCTATCCTTTTTGCAGACATCTTATCGATTCTGGATGGGTTTAGTATAAATTACGACTTCGCTCCAGGTCCACAAGTACACTTTGTTTACGGACAATCTTTAAACTTCACACCAGATCCTCAGGAAACTTTCCGCTATCTCTTAGAAGCTATTGGTAAAATCGCACTTCAACTTACTATTCCTCTGATTGTCTTTGCAGCTTCTCCTTTCACTCTTGCAAGTTACCTATTCGATGGTGGTGCTTCTAAAGATTTTACGAATACGATGGCTTTTCTTTATCACTATCCGGAACAATTTCAAATTCTTCTGAATCAAATTATTGAAGGTACTGCAATCTACCTCAAAGCGCAAATTCAAGCAGGAGCTTCTGCAGTACAATTGTTCGATTCTTCGAGTTTCCGTCTTCCATCTTCATTATTTTCGCGCTATATTACGAATCCGAATAAACAGCTCATTACCAAACTTAAAAACTCTCAAATTCCGGTGAGTTTATTTTGCCGATGTTGTGAAGCAAATTTTATGGATCTTTATGCTACTCAGGCAGATACTCTTCATCCTGATTACCATGTAAATCTTGCTCATTTATGGAAAACACAATCTAAACTTCCTTCTCTACAAGGGAACTTAGACCCTGCCATCTTCCTTTTACCTCAAGAGAAGATGCTAGATTATGTAAAACAGTTTTTGGCTCCTTTACAAAAAATTCCCAAGTTTATTTTTAACTCCGGACATGGAATTCTTCCTCAAACTCCTTTAGAAAATGTACAAGCCGCGGTTGCTTATGTTCAATATCGACTTTAA
- the mfd gene encoding transcription-repair coupling factor has translation MDFDPINVIYPWSHELSQETLPVLIENVHSGALAFLAAKLFHDHSRPMVMITTPIRLDNLFENLTTFLHQPPIEFPSSEIDLSPELVNIDAVGKRDQILYDLSQGKAPLFYITTLKALLEKTSSPKSTVQQHLELHVGDILDPETVIELCKNLGYVHVTLASEKGEFAYRGGIVDIFPLSSPEPFRIEFWGEKIISLRSYNPSNQLSTGKVLEISISPANKERFTEELSHTLLDYFCEPPLYLFDDLEILEDDFAAISGTLASLPKRFFPISYLYERAMSSKQIYCVEKKFPNIQALSNEHITIEIFNRSIEARRFFIPFIYPTPIIENESNPLLTFLNYLQEYLPQQEEAVLKLAIYSTKTKSLKEARALAETFANNRTCIYEKTGNLSSSFALADTGFAAISLSEFASTKILRRQKQRTYFSVDTEEVFVPVPGETIVHLHNGIGKFLGIEKKPNHLNIETDYLVIEYADKAKLYVPSDQAHLISRYIGPTDKTTTLHNLNSSKWRRSRELTEKSLIIYAEKLLQLEAQRSTIQAFVYPPHGEAIFKFDESFPYEETPDQLKAIDQIYADMMSTKLMDRLICGDAGFGKTEIIMRAAVKAVCDGHRQVIVMVPTTILANQHYETFKQRMAGLPIQIAVLSRFSQAKVQREIFERVAKGEIDILIGTHKLINKNLKFHNPGLLIIDEEQRFGVKIKDYLKERYPNIDCLTVSATPIPRTLYMSLAGARDLSVITMPPLDRLPVSSFIVENNHETLCAALRHELLRGGQAYVIHNRIETLYGLAETIRNLLPEAHIGVAHGQMLSEDLSRIFKKFKDHQTNILVATALIENGIDIPNANTILIDHADKFGMADLYQMKGRVGRWNRKAYCYFLVTDLNRLSGPAAKRLAALNKQEYGGGMKIALHDLEIRGAGNILGTDQSGHIGTVGFNLYCKLLKKAVATLKNHSKPLLLNDDLKIEFPYNSRIPDTYIDTAFMRIEFYQKIGNAKSKEELEAIQEEMQDRFGSLPQAVSWLLALAQIRLFALQHNICSIKGTANALYLQQYHSKIEQIKKTVPYALSPTPELLVVEVLACIQKAFPLKSSK, from the coding sequence ATGGATTTCGACCCAATTAATGTAATCTACCCCTGGTCTCATGAATTATCTCAAGAGACTCTTCCTGTTCTCATTGAAAATGTACATTCGGGAGCTTTAGCTTTTCTTGCAGCAAAACTTTTCCACGACCATTCTCGGCCTATGGTCATGATTACAACACCTATACGTCTTGACAATCTTTTTGAAAATCTTACAACATTTTTGCATCAACCCCCGATAGAATTTCCTTCTTCAGAAATTGATTTGTCACCCGAGTTAGTGAATATTGATGCTGTTGGGAAGCGCGACCAAATTCTTTATGATCTCAGTCAAGGGAAGGCACCGCTATTCTATATCACCACATTAAAAGCACTTTTGGAGAAAACTTCTTCTCCCAAGAGTACAGTGCAACAACACCTTGAACTTCATGTGGGGGATATTTTAGATCCAGAAACAGTAATAGAGTTATGTAAAAATTTAGGGTATGTGCATGTCACTTTAGCAAGTGAAAAAGGAGAGTTTGCCTATCGAGGGGGTATTGTGGATATTTTCCCTCTATCTTCTCCTGAACCTTTTCGCATAGAATTTTGGGGAGAGAAAATCATTTCTTTGCGTTCTTATAACCCCTCGAATCAATTATCCACTGGGAAAGTATTGGAAATTTCCATTTCACCAGCAAACAAAGAACGCTTTACAGAAGAACTCTCTCACACTCTTTTAGATTATTTTTGCGAACCTCCGCTATACCTTTTTGATGACTTAGAAATTTTAGAAGATGATTTTGCAGCAATTTCAGGAACACTTGCTTCTCTTCCCAAAAGATTCTTCCCTATCAGTTATCTTTATGAGCGGGCTATGTCATCTAAACAAATTTACTGTGTTGAAAAAAAATTTCCTAATATTCAAGCTCTGAGTAACGAACACATTACCATTGAAATTTTTAACCGTTCTATAGAAGCACGACGATTTTTCATTCCCTTCATTTACCCTACCCCTATTATTGAAAATGAAAGTAATCCTCTGTTGACTTTCCTTAACTATCTCCAAGAATACCTACCTCAACAAGAAGAGGCAGTGTTAAAACTAGCCATCTATAGTACAAAAACTAAATCCCTGAAAGAAGCTCGAGCTTTGGCAGAGACATTTGCCAATAATCGCACCTGTATTTATGAGAAAACCGGCAATCTTTCCTCTAGTTTTGCCTTAGCTGATACAGGATTTGCTGCTATCTCACTATCAGAATTCGCTTCAACAAAAATACTACGCCGACAGAAACAACGGACGTATTTTAGCGTAGATACAGAAGAAGTGTTTGTTCCTGTTCCTGGAGAGACGATTGTCCACCTTCATAATGGGATTGGCAAATTTTTAGGGATAGAAAAAAAACCTAATCATCTTAATATCGAAACGGATTACTTGGTTATAGAATATGCGGATAAAGCTAAGCTCTATGTTCCTTCGGACCAGGCACATCTGATTTCTCGTTACATTGGGCCTACGGACAAAACAACTACTCTCCATAATCTTAACAGTTCAAAGTGGAGACGCTCTCGAGAGCTTACAGAAAAATCTTTAATTATTTATGCTGAGAAGCTACTCCAACTAGAAGCGCAGCGTTCTACAATTCAAGCCTTTGTATACCCCCCTCACGGGGAAGCAATTTTTAAGTTCGATGAAAGTTTTCCATATGAAGAGACCCCAGATCAATTAAAAGCTATTGATCAAATTTATGCGGATATGATGTCTACGAAGCTCATGGACAGATTAATCTGTGGGGATGCAGGATTTGGGAAAACGGAAATCATTATGCGGGCAGCTGTCAAGGCTGTCTGCGATGGACATCGTCAGGTTATTGTTATGGTGCCTACGACCATTTTAGCCAACCAGCATTATGAGACTTTCAAGCAAAGAATGGCAGGTTTGCCTATACAAATTGCTGTCCTCTCGCGATTTTCTCAAGCTAAAGTTCAAAGAGAAATTTTTGAACGCGTTGCTAAGGGGGAAATTGATATTTTGATAGGGACGCATAAGCTTATCAATAAAAATCTAAAATTTCATAATCCGGGCTTATTAATTATCGATGAAGAGCAGCGCTTTGGAGTAAAAATAAAAGATTACCTAAAAGAGCGCTACCCTAATATTGACTGCCTTACAGTGTCTGCAACTCCCATTCCCAGAACATTGTATATGTCTCTAGCAGGAGCTAGAGACCTTTCTGTGATTACTATGCCTCCGTTAGACAGGCTTCCTGTGAGCTCCTTTATTGTAGAAAACAACCATGAAACACTGTGCGCAGCCTTGCGTCATGAGTTGCTTCGAGGAGGACAAGCGTATGTTATTCATAATCGCATTGAAACCCTTTATGGTCTTGCGGAAACTATTCGAAATCTTCTTCCTGAAGCTCATATTGGCGTTGCTCATGGACAGATGTTATCAGAAGATTTAAGTAGGATTTTCAAAAAATTTAAAGACCATCAAACTAATATTCTTGTCGCCACAGCATTGATAGAAAATGGTATTGATATTCCCAATGCTAATACCATTTTAATAGACCATGCTGATAAATTCGGTATGGCGGATCTCTATCAAATGAAAGGAAGGGTCGGAAGATGGAATAGAAAAGCCTACTGTTACTTTCTTGTTACTGATCTAAATAGGTTATCAGGACCTGCTGCAAAGCGTTTGGCAGCATTAAATAAACAGGAGTATGGTGGGGGGATGAAAATCGCCCTACATGATTTAGAAATTCGAGGTGCTGGCAACATTTTAGGAACAGATCAATCGGGGCACATAGGCACTGTTGGTTTTAATCTTTATTGCAAGCTTTTGAAAAAAGCTGTTGCGACATTAAAAAACCACTCGAAACCTTTACTTCTGAACGATGATCTGAAGATAGAGTTCCCCTACAATTCACGAATTCCTGACACTTATATAGACACAGCATTTATGCGTATCGAATTTTATCAGAAAATTGGCAATGCAAAGAGCAAAGAAGAACTCGAAGCAATACAAGAAGAAATGCAAGATCGTTTTGGATCCTTACCACAAGCAGTTTCTTGGCTTCTCGCACTAGCTCAAATCCGATTATTCGCACTACAACATAATATCTGTAGTATCAAGGGGACGGCAAATGCGTTGTATCTCCAACAATACCATAGCAAAATCGAACAGATCAAGAAAACCGTGCCATATGCTCTATCACCTACACCCGAACTTTTGGTAGTTGAAGTTTTAGCATGTATACAGAAAGCCTTCCCATTAAAATCCTCTAAGTAA
- the yajC gene encoding preprotein translocase subunit YajC — MLFRMFMCFSFLLSSSLLWAEEEAPQSKNTFVQPAIMLAIAILFFYFILWRPEQKRRKAMEKRKNEITKGDKVTAMGIIGVVDDIREHTVVLNIASGKVEVLKAAISEILKPDGSKA; from the coding sequence ATGCTTTTTCGTATGTTTATGTGTTTTTCGTTTTTATTGAGTTCTTCCTTACTTTGGGCTGAAGAAGAAGCTCCCCAATCGAAGAATACCTTTGTACAGCCCGCTATCATGCTAGCCATCGCTATTCTTTTCTTTTATTTCATTTTATGGCGTCCTGAACAAAAGCGTAGAAAAGCCATGGAAAAACGTAAGAATGAAATTACTAAAGGTGATAAAGTGACTGCTATGGGCATTATTGGTGTCGTCGATGATATCCGAGAACATACTGTAGTGTTAAACATTGCTTCTGGGAAAGTAGAAGTTTTAAAAGCTGCTATTTCTGAAATCCTTAAGCCTGATGGAAGTAAAGCTTAG
- a CDS encoding histone has translation MALKDTAKKLKDLLDSIQNNLAKAEKGNKAAAQRVRTESIKLEKMAKLYRKESIKAEKAGLMKRKPAAKTKKSVIKKAAPKKNPVKKVIAKRAVVKKAAPKKTAAKKVKRNHKGRSLRK, from the coding sequence ATGGCGCTAAAAGATACGGCGAAAAAATTGAAAGATTTGTTGGATAGCATTCAAAACAATTTAGCTAAGGCTGAAAAAGGCAACAAGGCTGCAGCTCAAAGAGTGCGTACAGAATCCATAAAACTAGAAAAGATGGCTAAGCTTTATAGGAAAGAATCCATAAAAGCTGAAAAGGCTGGATTAATGAAACGGAAACCTGCGGCAAAAACAAAAAAAAGTGTAATAAAAAAAGCTGCGCCAAAAAAAAATCCAGTAAAAAAAGTTATAGCAAAGAGGGCTGTAGTAAAAAAGGCAGCGCCCAAAAAAACTGCAGCAAAAAAAGTAAAAAGAAATCATAAAGGTCGTTCTTTAAGAAAATAA
- the nqrF gene encoding NADH:ubiquinone reductase (Na(+)-transporting) subunit F: MTWLSGFYFISIACLVFCAIDLILSVIILLSRKLLVKVHPCKLRINDNDELTKIVESGQTLLVSLLSSNIPIPSPCGGKATCKQCKVRIVENAEEPLETDRSTFSKQQLAQGWRLACQNKVQHDMSLEIEERYLNASSWEGSVLSNENVATFIKELVITIDPNKPIPYKPGGYLQITVPPYKTNSSDWKHSMAQEYYSDWEHFHLFDQIIDNSQLVPDSANKAYSLASYPPESPTIKFNVRIATPPLIQNKPNPNIPWGVCSSYIFSLKPGDKITVSGPYGESFMKEDNRPVIFLIGGAGSSFSRSHILDLLLNKHTKRDLTLWYGARSLKENIYQYEYENLEKTHPNFHYHLVLSDPLPEDIAKGWDKHDPVKTNFLFRAFELGQLNKLDNPEDYLYYVCGPPLHNSSVLTLLDNYGVERTSIVLDNFGN, from the coding sequence ATGACTTGGCTTTCAGGCTTTTATTTCATTAGCATTGCCTGCCTAGTCTTTTGTGCTATAGATTTAATTCTTTCTGTTATTATTCTCTTGTCTCGCAAGCTTTTGGTTAAAGTTCATCCTTGCAAACTCAGGATTAACGATAATGATGAGCTTACGAAAATCGTTGAAAGTGGTCAGACTTTACTTGTCTCCTTGTTAAGTTCCAATATTCCTATTCCCTCTCCTTGTGGAGGTAAGGCAACTTGTAAACAATGTAAGGTTCGTATTGTGGAAAATGCCGAAGAACCTCTAGAAACTGACCGTTCAACTTTTTCCAAACAGCAATTAGCACAAGGTTGGCGACTTGCTTGTCAGAATAAAGTTCAGCATGACATGAGTTTAGAAATAGAAGAGCGGTACCTAAACGCTTCTTCTTGGGAAGGCAGTGTACTTTCTAATGAGAATGTGGCTACTTTTATCAAAGAACTTGTAATCACCATAGATCCAAACAAACCGATCCCCTATAAGCCTGGAGGTTACTTACAGATTACAGTACCTCCTTACAAAACTAATTCTTCAGACTGGAAACACTCTATGGCTCAAGAATATTATAGCGACTGGGAGCATTTTCATTTGTTTGACCAGATCATCGACAATAGTCAACTTGTCCCAGATTCTGCAAACAAAGCCTATTCATTAGCTTCCTATCCTCCAGAGTCTCCTACAATAAAATTCAACGTTCGCATTGCTACTCCTCCGCTTATTCAAAACAAACCTAATCCCAATATTCCTTGGGGGGTATGTTCTTCTTATATTTTCTCTTTAAAACCTGGGGACAAAATTACTGTTTCCGGTCCTTACGGAGAGTCTTTCATGAAAGAAGACAATCGTCCTGTGATTTTTTTAATTGGGGGGGCAGGGTCTTCTTTTAGTAGAAGTCACATTCTTGATTTACTTTTAAATAAACATACAAAAAGAGATCTCACTTTATGGTATGGAGCCCGTTCTTTAAAAGAAAATATTTATCAATATGAATATGAAAATTTAGAAAAAACCCATCCGAATTTTCATTACCATTTAGTGCTTTCAGACCCTCTTCCTGAAGATATTGCTAAAGGATGGGATAAACATGATCCTGTAAAGACGAACTTTTTATTTCGTGCTTTTGAACTAGGGCAACTTAATAAATTAGATAATCCTGAAGATTATCTTTATTATGTTTGTGGTCCGCCCTTACACAATAGCAGCGTGCTTACATTGCTTGATAACTATGGTGTCGAGCGTACCTCTATAGTTTTAGATAATTTTGGCAACTAA